In the genome of Hydractinia symbiolongicarpus strain clone_291-10 chromosome 5, HSymV2.1, whole genome shotgun sequence, one region contains:
- the LOC130646029 gene encoding ATP-dependent DNA helicase RecQ-like, whose protein sequence is MDKILQLFCRLKQTFLINNINNIILKPQQVKCFEHLLNGYDVIGVLPTGFGKSLLFHLLADFLPRKSVQNIVLVVCPLNSIIEDQLKVLEVRGIGAGVLHLEQTVVPEKLFSCDENGEPKIPISIENGELKLVFANPESLLSVRGRELLKSSVYQENVVSSVIDEAHCASMWGEDFRKLFSELSTLKALFPDAVTLAVTATATPDTAEYLIKSLALITRPNSNLGLKGFEVILKPLAEKLNVQREHYPMTIIYMHLRYCGYGYKLFENVIRNHYVGDNICPRVRLFAQFHASCTTQMKEDILKELKKSDSRIRVVFATTALGMGVDAPNISNIIHISPPSTLESFVQEIGRGGRNGVACDSLLYFNNSDLASKYISESMKKYCVWDRCLRVFLLNYFGFKSKTQINCCKNCNVGADSTIDIKLNALDDNKKIARNIYGADMEMLKVELLKTVEDINFYENVMFPFHSKINTNIVNEILREL, encoded by the exons ATGGACAAGATATTGCAATTATTTTGTAGAttgaaacaaacttttttaattaataacatAAATAATATTATCTTAAAGCCACAGCAAGTTAAATGTTTCGAGCATCTTTTAAATGGATATGATGTTATTGGTGTTTTACCTACTGGATTTGGGAAATCCTTGTTGTTTCATTTGTTGGCAGACTTTTTGCCAAGAAAGAGTGTCCAAAATATAGTATTGGTGGTGTGCCCTCTTAATTCTATCATAGAGGACCAGTTGAAAGTTTTAGAAGTGAGAGGTATTGGTGCTGGGGTGCTTCATTTGGAGCAAACAGTTGTGCCTGAAAAATTGTTTTCGTGTGATGAGAATGGTGAGCCTAAAATACCAATTTCAATTGAAAATGGCGAATTAAAACTAGTATTTGCTAACCCAGAATCTCTGCTTAGTGTCAGAGGACGAGAATTGCTAAAAAGTTCTGTTTACCAAGAAAATGTTGTCAGTTCTGTTATAGATGAAGCACATTGTGCAAGCATGTG GGGTGAGGATTTCCGAAAACTTTTTAGCGAGTTGTCTACGTTAAAGGCACTTTTCCCAGATGCTGTTACATTGGCTGTAACCGCTACTGCTACACCAGACACTGCAGAATATTTGATTAAATCGCTCGCCCTTATTAC ACGCCCAAACTCTAACTTGGGTTTGAAAGGATTTGAAGTTATTCTCAAACCGTTGGCTGAAAAATTAAACGTGCAAAGAGAACACTATCCCATGACAATAATTTACATGCATTTAAGATATTGTGGGTATGGgtacaaattatttgaaaatgttataagaaATCATTATGTTGGTGACAATATTTGTCCTAGAGTAAGATTGTTTGCACAGTTTCATGCTTCTTGTACTACACAAATGAAAGAGGATATATTGAAGGAGTTAAAGAAGTCAGATTCACGAATTAGAGTAGTATTTGCTACAACTGCTCTAGGTATGGGTGTTGATGCTCCAAATATATCTAATATTATTCACATAAGTCCTCCATCAACATTAGAGTCATTTGTGCAAGAAATTGGAAGAGGAGGAAGAAATGGTGTAGCTTGTGATTCACTTTTATATTTCAACAATTCTGATTTGGCATCTAAGTATATAAGTGAGTCAATGAAAAAATACTGTGTATGGGATAGATGTCTCAGAGTATTTTTGCTAAACTATTTTGGATTTAAGAGTAAAACTCAGATTAACTGTTGCAAGAACTGTAATGTTGGTGCTGATTCTACAATTGATATCAAATTAAACGCACTTGACGACAATAAGAAGATAGCACGCAACATATATGGGGCTGATATGGAGATGCTTAAAGTAGAATTGTTAAAAACGGTTGAAGATATCAATTTTTATGAAAACGTGATGTTTCCTTTCCACAGTAAAATTAACACTAACATTGTAAATGAAATCCTGAGAGAATTGTGA